CCCGGTTGGCCCCGACGTGCACCTGGTACTTGCCGAAGTGGATGGCGCTGTCGGTGGCCGGGTCGGGGGAGAGGATCGGGAAGACGATCTCCTGGTGCTGGTCACCGGGGAGGGGGCCCACCAGGAGGATATTGGGCTGGTCGTCGCTGTACTGGGTGTAGTAGACGCCGGCGGTCTCCTCCTTGAGCTCATCGCTGAGGCGGTCCTGGGGGGCAAGGGTGAAGCCGTCGGGGAGCATCACCACCGCACCCACGTTCAGGCCGGCGGGGCTGCCGTTGCCGGAGACCTGCTGCACGGAGGTGTCGTAGGGGATCTCGACCACCGCCTTGAACACCGTGTCGGGGAACACCGCCTGGGGCACCTCCACCCTGGTGGGTTTCTTGGCCAGGTGGCAGTTGGCGCAGACGATCTTGCCCGTGGCCTCACGCGGATTGGCGTAGTTCTGCTGGGCCCAGAAGGGATAGGCCCAGCTGGGGCTGGCCCCCAGAAGCACCACGCCCAGCGAGAGGCTGACGGTGAGCAGGGTGCCGAACAGGGGGGAGAGGAAGCGGCGCATGGGGGTGGAAGTGGCGGGCGTCGGGGAAACGGGGGGAGGATTCAGGCGCCGATCAGGCCCACCAGGCCTTTTCGCCCGTGCGGAAATCGGTTTCGGTCCACTGGCTGAGGAACACGTTGTCATTCTCGACGCTGACGTGGGCCAGGGCCAGGGAGAGGGGGGCCGGGCCGCGCACCACCTTGCCGGTGGCGTCGTACTGGCTGCCGTGGCAGGGGCAGATGAAGCGGTTGGCGCCGCTGTTCCAGGGCACCACACAGCCCAGGTGGGTGCAGATGGCGTTGATGCCGTAGTCGCCGATGGCCTCGCCACCCTCCACCAGCAGGTAGGTGGGGTCACCCTTGAGGCCCTGCACCAGGCTGCGGTCACCCTCCTTGTGGCTGGCCAGCCAGCCGGTGGCGGTGACGCTGTTGCCCAGCTCGTCCTTGGCGGTCACGCCGCCACCGCTGCCCGCGGCCTTGGGGGGGATGAAGTAGTTGACGACCGGGTAGAGGGCACCCAGGGCCACCCCCGTGACGGAGCCGAAGGTCAGCAGGTTCATGAACTGGCGGCGGCCCATGCCGGGCACATCACCAGAGGCACCGCCGTTCGAGGAGGCCGCAGGGATCTGGGTCATAGGGAACGGCGCGGTGTGACCGATTGACGTGGCGCCCATTATGAACCTTGCCCTTCCCGCCCCGGGTCCGAGCCGCACCCGGCCGAGGCCGGCTGCAACATGCTGTTGTGGAGTGTGCCGTCCGCCATGACCTCACCGGAACCGCTGCGGCGGGAGGAACTGCTGGAACTGCTGCGGAGCCGCTGGCAGGCCTCCTATGACCTGCAGCTGGTGCAGCGTCGCGGCCGCCTCTATCTTCATGTGATGTGGGGCTATCTCGAGCAGCAGTCCTTCCCGCTCACCCCCGAGGCCTACGAGGCGCACCTCGAGGAGCTGGTGGGCTCCCTCAACGGCCTCGGGGTGGCGTCCCAGGTGCGCCAGTGGCTGCGGACCACCACCGACAAGCCACGGCTGGGCAAGGCCCTCTCCCTGCCCCTGGAGCTGCCGTCAGGGCGCGCCAGCGAGTTCATGCTCTGAGCCTCGCCGGGGAGCCGGCGGTTCAGGCGGAGGGGGACGGGGAGGGCCGCAGCCCCTCGGCCAGGGCCACCAGGGCCACCCCCAGCAGATAGAGCGCCGTGATCGCGCCGGTGAGCAGCAGCATCGTGATCGGGTCGGTGGAGGGGGTCAGCACCGCCCCGGCCAGGGCCGCCACCAGCACCACCCAGCGCCAGGCGCCCAGCATGGTGCGCCAGTCGATCAGGCCCAGGGCGCCCAGCAGCAGCTGCAGCACCGGCAGCTGGAAGGCCAGGGCCGTGGCCACCATCAGCAGCAGCACGAAGTCGAGATAGCGCTCGATCGACCAGATCGGCT
This genomic stretch from Cyanobium gracile PCC 6307 harbors:
- the petA gene encoding cytochrome f, with translation MRRFLSPLFGTLLTVSLSLGVVLLGASPSWAYPFWAQQNYANPREATGKIVCANCHLAKKPTRVEVPQAVFPDTVFKAVVEIPYDTSVQQVSGNGSPAGLNVGAVVMLPDGFTLAPQDRLSDELKEETAGVYYTQYSDDQPNILLVGPLPGDQHQEIVFPILSPDPATDSAIHFGKYQVHVGANRGRGQVTPEGEKTNNTVYTAPAAGTVSAISTDANGATVVEITGDSGAVTETVPAGPTLTVAVGDAVEAGAPITNDPNVGGFGQIDAEVVLQNPVRIYGLLAFFAAVALAQIMLVLKKRQVEKVQAAEGF
- the petC gene encoding cytochrome b6-f complex iron-sulfur subunit, translating into MTQIPAASSNGGASGDVPGMGRRQFMNLLTFGSVTGVALGALYPVVNYFIPPKAAGSGGGVTAKDELGNSVTATGWLASHKEGDRSLVQGLKGDPTYLLVEGGEAIGDYGINAICTHLGCVVPWNSGANRFICPCHGSQYDATGKVVRGPAPLSLALAHVSVENDNVFLSQWTETDFRTGEKAWWA
- a CDS encoding DUF3067 family protein; amino-acid sequence: MTSPEPLRREELLELLRSRWQASYDLQLVQRRGRLYLHVMWGYLEQQSFPLTPEAYEAHLEELVGSLNGLGVASQVRQWLRTTTDKPRLGKALSLPLELPSGRASEFML